A window of Neorhizobium galegae bv. orientalis str. HAMBI 540 genomic DNA:
CATCTTCAGCCGCATCCTCTGCCGCACCTACGTCCGAGGCGGAGCGAGCGGGTGCTCCATCGATCTCCCCCCTTGAGGGGGAGATGCCCGGCAGGGCAGAGGGGGGTATCCCGGGAGACAAGCGCGAGAAACTGATCGAGGCTGGCGTCGAGATCATGGACAGCACCGAACTCGATATCCTCCTGGCGATCCTTGCAGTTCGCGGCATCTCCTCGCTTTTGGTCGAAGGCGGCGCAACCGTCGCAAGAGCTTTCCTCGAAGCAAGCCTCATCGACCGCGTCATCCTGTTCCAGGGCACCGGCATTGTCGGCGAAGGCGGGCTTGAATCGCCGCTGACGCCATCCGATATGCCGGCAGGATTTAAGCTCGTGCGCGAGGAAAGCTTCGGGCCGGATCGCTGTTTCGAATACGAAAGAGGTTTCTGATGTTCACCGGAATTGTCACCGATGTCGGCACGGTCGCGGCAACGACGCCCATGGATGAAGGCGTCAAGCTCAGGATCGCCACCAATTACGACCCGAAAACCATCGACATGGGCGCCTCGATTTCCCATGGCGGCGTCTGCCTCACGGTAACAAACCTGCCTGACGAAGGCAGCAACGAGCGCTGGTTCGAGGTCGAGGCCTGGGAAGAGGCGCTGCGGCTGACGACGATCGCAGCATGGACCGAGGGCACGCGCGTCAATCTTGAGCGTGCTTTAAAGATCGGCGACGAACTCGGCGGCCATATCGTCTCCGGCCATGTGGACGGCAAGGCGGAAATTCTTGGCATCGAACATGAAGGTGAGGCGGTCCGCATCCGTCTTCGGGCACCCGAAGCGCTTGCCCGGTTCGTTGCGCCGAAAGGCTCGGTCGCGCTGGACGGCACATCGCTGACCGTCAACGCCGTCGAGGGCACCGATTTCGACGTTCTGCTGATCCGCCACACGCTCGTCGTCACCACCTGGGGTGATCGCAAGGCGGGCGACTTCGTCAACTTCGAAGTCGACACGATGGCGCGTTACGCAGCACGGCTCGCGGAATTCCCGGCGAAAAGCTGACGGCGCCTCGGCGATCAGTTTTCGCGCGCCAGCACCACGATCGGGCCATGGTAGTCGGCGCAGGCGAACTCGCGGAAGCCAAGTTTCGCGGCGACCTTCAGCGACGCGCCGTTTTCGGGGTTGATGATGCAGGTCATCCGGCGATCGGAAAAATGGGCCTCGCCCCAGGAGATCATCGCGCCCACCGCCTCGGTCGCGTAACCGCGGCCGTGGACGGAAGGGATGAGTGCCCAGCCGGTCTCGAGCGTCCCCTCGATCGAGGGCTGAAACTCGCGGCGCATGTCCTGGAAACCAGCTTCGCCG
This region includes:
- a CDS encoding riboflavin synthase is translated as MFTGIVTDVGTVAATTPMDEGVKLRIATNYDPKTIDMGASISHGGVCLTVTNLPDEGSNERWFEVEAWEEALRLTTIAAWTEGTRVNLERALKIGDELGGHIVSGHVDGKAEILGIEHEGEAVRIRLRAPEALARFVAPKGSVALDGTSLTVNAVEGTDFDVLLIRHTLVVTTWGDRKAGDFVNFEVDTMARYAARLAEFPAKS
- a CDS encoding GNAT family N-acetyltransferase, with the protein product MTTIPTLETERLILRPHRLEEFETYAEFWAEPDVVRYISGIPSSRETSWSRMLRVNGMWHLMGFGFLAIEEKATGRFLGEAGFQDMRREFQPSIEGTLETGWALIPSVHGRGYATEAVGAMISWGEAHFSDRRMTCIINPENGASLKVAAKLGFREFACADYHGPIVVLAREN